In the genome of Desulfovibrio desulfuricans, one region contains:
- the hlyD gene encoding secretion protein HlyD, whose product MTVPRKMVGVGAVLAVLLAVVLLWQWWLRHDGDSLVLYGNVDIRQVDLGFRVNGRIAKVLVDEGDAVAPGQPLALLDNDLLTQQRDQAAAELEKQQASLLRLERGYRVEEIAQARAAVSGSAALAENAQINFNRVSAMRVSNAISQKDLDNARAQYREARAKLRSNQDQLDMLLAGYREEEVLAQKAAVAAAAAALNHAEIQLQDATLVAPQKGIVLTRAREAGAIVQAGQAVYTLTLTDPLWLRAYVDEPNLGRVKPGMPVNVLVDAAPGKKFPGTVGFISPTAEFTPKTVETREVRTALVYRLRVQAEDPENVMRQGMPVTIILQDAP is encoded by the coding sequence ATGACTGTCCCCCGTAAGATGGTAGGCGTTGGCGCGGTGTTGGCCGTGCTGCTGGCGGTTGTGTTGCTGTGGCAGTGGTGGCTTCGCCATGACGGCGACAGTCTGGTGCTGTACGGCAATGTGGATATCCGGCAGGTGGACCTGGGCTTTCGCGTCAACGGGCGCATTGCAAAGGTGCTGGTGGACGAGGGCGACGCTGTTGCCCCCGGTCAGCCCCTTGCCCTGCTGGATAACGACCTGCTGACGCAGCAGCGCGATCAGGCCGCGGCGGAACTCGAAAAACAGCAGGCCTCGCTGCTGCGGCTAGAACGCGGCTACAGGGTGGAAGAAATCGCCCAGGCCCGGGCGGCCGTGAGCGGGTCAGCCGCGCTGGCCGAAAACGCGCAGATCAATTTTAACCGCGTGTCCGCCATGCGGGTCTCCAACGCCATTTCGCAAAAAGATCTGGACAACGCCCGCGCCCAGTACCGCGAGGCCCGCGCCAAGCTGCGGTCCAATCAGGATCAGCTCGACATGTTGCTTGCCGGTTACCGCGAGGAAGAAGTGCTGGCGCAAAAAGCGGCTGTGGCCGCTGCCGCCGCCGCGCTCAACCATGCTGAGATACAGCTGCAGGACGCAACCCTTGTGGCCCCGCAAAAAGGCATAGTGCTTACCCGCGCCCGCGAGGCCGGGGCCATCGTGCAGGCCGGGCAGGCCGTGTACACGCTTACGCTTACCGATCCCCTGTGGCTGCGGGCCTATGTGGACGAACCCAATCTGGGGCGCGTCAAACCCGGCATGCCGGTCAATGTTCTGGTGGACGCAGCGCCGGGCAAAAAATTTCCCGGCACGGTGGGCTTTATCTCGCCTACGGCGGAATTTACCCCCAAGACGGTTGAAACGCGCGAAGTGCGCACGGCTCTGGTCTACCGTCTGCGCGTGCAGGCCGAGGACCCGGAAAACGTCATGCGGCAGGGCATGCCGGTAACCATCATCCTGCAGGATGCTCCCTAG
- a CDS encoding ATP-binding cassette domain-containing protein: MTAVAADGQAVRLEGLVMRFGKGREAVTALDGVSARIPAGRITGLVGPDAAGKTTLMRIMAGLMPPSEGRAELFGQSPEELMRSQPNSIGYMPQRFGLYEDISVMANMRLHASLRGLEGAERDRVFEKLLGFTSLAPFTDRLAGRLSGGMKQKLGIACALLGSPRLLLLDEPGVGVDPQSRRELWRMVQDLSQDGMTVVWSTAYLDEAERCPGVIMLDNGRVLFAGPPQELTARAEGRVFLLRADASRRKKELALWTMRHGIEDALIQGSRIRLVLAADAPEDMRREVLDKGGEPVAPRLEDAYMSAVGGINQSPSPYGKLHVAHNGGIDPIVADAGSGPAPVVEAPVVASSPAAASGTAPAADMAAMPAADSAVCSIAARNLTKRFGAFVAARDISFDVHPGEIFGLLGPNGAGKSTTFRMLCGLSRPTSGSCAVDGVDLLRAGSEARSRLGYMAQKFSLYPDIPVRENITIFAELYGLSSERRKLLLPELAEALELQPYLRSRTGSLPLGQKQRLALLCATLHEPPVLFLDEPTSGVDARTRRDFWKHISAMTTAGAAVLVTTHFMEEAEYCDRIALIYRGAMISMGTPDELKASCTGVEDPTLEEAFIASIEKYDREHPQ; this comes from the coding sequence ATGACCGCTGTCGCCGCCGACGGGCAGGCCGTCCGCCTTGAAGGGCTGGTCATGCGCTTTGGCAAGGGGCGCGAAGCTGTGACGGCTCTGGACGGTGTAAGCGCACGCATCCCCGCCGGGCGCATTACAGGCCTGGTGGGGCCTGACGCTGCGGGCAAAACCACGCTTATGCGCATCATGGCCGGGCTCATGCCGCCCAGCGAGGGGCGGGCCGAGCTTTTTGGGCAAAGCCCGGAGGAGCTCATGCGCAGCCAGCCCAACAGCATCGGCTACATGCCGCAGCGCTTTGGCCTGTACGAGGATATTTCCGTCATGGCCAACATGCGCCTGCACGCCAGCCTGCGCGGGCTTGAAGGGGCGGAGCGCGACCGTGTTTTTGAAAAGCTGCTGGGGTTCACCAGCCTTGCTCCTTTTACCGACCGGCTTGCGGGCAGGCTTTCGGGCGGCATGAAGCAGAAACTGGGCATTGCCTGCGCCCTGCTGGGGTCGCCGCGTCTGCTGCTGCTTGACGAACCGGGCGTGGGCGTTGACCCGCAATCGCGCCGCGAGCTGTGGCGCATGGTGCAGGACCTGAGTCAGGATGGCATGACCGTGGTGTGGTCCACAGCCTATCTGGACGAGGCCGAGCGCTGCCCCGGCGTGATCATGCTGGATAATGGCCGCGTGCTGTTTGCCGGGCCGCCGCAGGAGCTTACCGCCAGAGCCGAGGGACGGGTTTTTTTGCTGCGCGCCGACGCGAGCCGCCGTAAAAAGGAGCTGGCCCTCTGGACCATGCGCCACGGCATTGAAGACGCGCTTATCCAGGGCAGCCGCATCCGCCTGGTGCTGGCTGCGGACGCCCCTGAGGATATGCGCCGCGAGGTGCTGGACAAGGGCGGCGAGCCGGTCGCCCCCCGGCTGGAAGACGCCTACATGAGCGCCGTGGGCGGCATAAACCAGAGCCCTTCGCCCTACGGCAAACTGCATGTGGCGCACAACGGCGGCATTGACCCGATTGTCGCCGACGCAGGTAGCGGCCCTGCGCCTGTTGTTGAGGCCCCTGTTGTCGCCTCGTCCCCTGCCGCCGCGTCCGGGACGGCCCCGGCAGCGGATATGGCCGCCATGCCCGCTGCGGATTCTGCTGTGTGTTCCATTGCGGCTCGCAACCTTACCAAGCGGTTTGGCGCTTTTGTGGCTGCGCGGGACATTTCCTTTGATGTGCACCCCGGCGAAATTTTTGGTCTGCTTGGGCCCAACGGCGCGGGCAAGTCCACGACCTTTCGCATGCTCTGCGGGCTGTCGCGGCCCACGTCGGGCAGTTGCGCCGTGGACGGGGTGGACCTGCTGCGGGCGGGCAGCGAGGCCCGGTCGCGTTTGGGGTACATGGCACAGAAGTTTTCGCTGTACCCTGATATACCTGTGCGTGAAAACATCACCATTTTTGCCGAGCTGTACGGCCTGTCCAGCGAGAGGCGCAAGCTGCTGCTGCCCGAGCTGGCCGAGGCGCTGGAGCTGCAACCGTACCTGCGCAGCCGCACTGGGTCGCTGCCCCTGGGGCAAAAACAGCGGCTGGCTCTTTTGTGCGCCACGCTGCACGAGCCGCCCGTGCTGTTTCTTGACGAGCCTACATCGGGGGTTGACGCGCGCACCCGCAGGGACTTCTGGAAGCATATTTCGGCCATGACCACGGCGGGGGCTGCGGTGCTGGTGACGACGCACTTTATGGAAGAGGCGGAATACTGCGACCGCATCGCCCTGATTTATCGGGGAGCCATGATCAGCATGGGGACGCCCGACGAGCTCAAGGCCTCGTGCACCGGGGTGGAAGACCCCACGCTGGAAGAAGCCTTTATCGCCAGCATTGAAAAATACGACAGGGAGCACCCGCAGTAG